The following coding sequences lie in one Arthrobacter sp. SLBN-122 genomic window:
- a CDS encoding MFS transporter, whose protein sequence is MRHSTLPATHPATGIFRPPYFWVTLGTCALVFLAAFESLAVTTIMPLVSRELNGASLYALAFAGPMATGVIGMVGAGNWSDRRGPAMPLYTSVALFVAGLLIAGTSVSMPMLVAGRLVQGLGGGALTVALYVLVARFFPGPLHPKIFAAFSAAWVIPSLVGPFAAGVVAQVFSWHWVFLGVVGLVIPALAMIAPVLRGTDAPGAADGLERAGRPKETVPPWALGRLAWAALAALAVLGLNLSADVRIPAFPAAAALLACAAVVLALVAVRPLVPAGTLTARRGLPSVILARGLASASFFGAEVYLPYLLIDRYAFPPTLAGLTLTGGALAWAGAAAVQGRLGARLPDLRAVQVGSLMVLAAVLLALATTALHWPAAVAIAGWVLAGGGMGLLYPRLSVMTLALSTKENEGFNSSAMSISDSLGGALSLATTGIVFAAFTTAVQSFAGVFAFTAAIGAAAAVVAPRVTARRTLPD, encoded by the coding sequence GTGCGGCACTCCACCCTTCCGGCCACCCACCCCGCTACCGGGATCTTCCGGCCCCCGTATTTCTGGGTAACCCTGGGCACCTGCGCCCTGGTGTTCCTGGCCGCGTTCGAATCCCTGGCCGTGACCACCATCATGCCCCTGGTCAGCCGTGAGCTGAACGGCGCAAGCCTTTACGCCCTGGCCTTCGCGGGGCCAATGGCTACCGGTGTGATCGGCATGGTGGGGGCCGGGAACTGGTCTGACCGCCGCGGCCCCGCCATGCCGCTGTACACCTCCGTGGCACTGTTCGTGGCCGGACTCCTGATCGCCGGCACCTCGGTTTCCATGCCCATGCTGGTGGCCGGCCGGCTGGTCCAGGGGCTCGGCGGCGGCGCCCTCACCGTGGCGCTGTACGTGCTGGTGGCGCGGTTCTTCCCCGGGCCCCTGCACCCCAAAATCTTCGCCGCGTTCTCCGCCGCCTGGGTGATCCCGTCGCTGGTGGGGCCATTCGCAGCCGGCGTGGTGGCCCAGGTCTTCAGCTGGCACTGGGTGTTCCTGGGCGTGGTGGGCCTGGTCATTCCCGCGCTGGCGATGATCGCGCCGGTACTGCGGGGAACCGATGCACCGGGCGCCGCGGACGGGCTGGAGAGGGCTGGCCGCCCGAAGGAAACTGTCCCGCCGTGGGCCCTTGGCCGCCTGGCGTGGGCGGCGCTGGCCGCGCTCGCCGTGCTGGGCCTGAACCTCTCCGCGGACGTCCGCATCCCCGCCTTTCCCGCCGCCGCGGCGCTCCTGGCGTGCGCCGCCGTCGTCCTGGCCCTCGTGGCGGTCCGGCCGCTGGTGCCCGCCGGGACCCTCACCGCCCGCCGCGGACTGCCCAGCGTGATCCTGGCGCGGGGGCTGGCGTCGGCATCGTTCTTCGGCGCGGAGGTCTACCTGCCGTACCTCCTGATCGACCGGTACGCGTTCCCGCCCACCCTGGCCGGCCTGACCCTCACCGGTGGTGCGCTGGCCTGGGCCGGTGCCGCCGCCGTGCAGGGCCGGCTGGGTGCCAGGCTGCCGGACCTGCGCGCCGTCCAGGTGGGATCGCTCATGGTTCTGGCAGCTGTTCTCCTGGCCCTGGCCACCACCGCGCTGCACTGGCCGGCCGCCGTCGCCATCGCCGGCTGGGTCCTGGCCGGGGGCGGCATGGGCCTGCTCTACCCGCGCCTGAGCGTGATGACCCTGGCGCTGTCCACCAAGGAGAACGAAGGCTTCAACAGCTCCGCCATGTCCATCTCGGACTCCCTCGGCGGGGCGTTGTCGCTGGCTACCACCGGGATTGTCTTCGCTGCCTTTACGACGGCGGTCCAGTCCTTCGCGGGCGTCTTCGCCTTCACAGCGGCCATCGGCGCAGCCGCGGCAGTGGTAGCGCCGCGGGTCACCGCCAGGAGGACGTTACCGGACTAG
- a CDS encoding MFS transporter, with the protein MTDATNAEAGKRRRGPSSGDGPGRSRTGSSLVEPGTLVDAEIDELPPAEPTRVGSRRALAYLGVCLVLIGLNLRSVFSSLSAVLPEVTSQAALPGWSVVVLTTVPVTLLGVFAPLAPVLARRFGAERVLLGAMALLTAGLLLRPVDTGSGPGGSHLPALLVGTAACGAAIALCNVLLPGLVKRDFPHRLGLMGGLYTTAICASAALGAGFTFPVYTATGEWTKALWVWALPAAVVLLLFLPVAVRQGSVRHQAVRDGVNVWRSSVAWQVTIFMVLQAMMSFSGFAWLAPILRERGVDGATAGLIVAVCIVLQMLGSLFAPALAARFRDQRAINTVVALMTGGGFVLSILGPLDLIWVWAGLLGLGQGSLTACALTLIMLRTRDGHTAAHLSGMMQGVGYGVGSTGTLMVGQLHQATGSFVPAGVLFMVVGLLAAVFGYRSGRNRYVG; encoded by the coding sequence ATGACGGACGCAACGAATGCCGAAGCGGGGAAGCGGCGGCGGGGGCCTTCCTCCGGGGACGGACCGGGACGGTCCCGGACCGGCAGCAGCCTGGTGGAACCCGGCACCCTGGTGGATGCCGAAATCGATGAACTGCCGCCTGCGGAACCAACCCGGGTAGGCAGCCGCCGCGCCCTTGCCTACCTGGGCGTGTGCCTTGTCCTGATCGGGCTGAACCTGCGGAGCGTCTTTTCCAGCCTTTCCGCCGTCCTCCCGGAGGTGACCTCGCAGGCAGCGCTGCCCGGCTGGTCCGTAGTGGTGCTCACCACCGTGCCCGTCACGCTGCTGGGTGTGTTCGCGCCGCTCGCCCCGGTCCTGGCGCGCCGGTTCGGTGCGGAGCGGGTGCTGCTGGGCGCCATGGCGCTGCTGACCGCGGGGCTGCTGCTCCGCCCGGTGGACACCGGTTCCGGCCCAGGCGGCAGCCATCTGCCTGCCCTCCTGGTCGGCACCGCAGCCTGCGGCGCCGCCATCGCGCTGTGCAACGTGCTTCTGCCGGGCCTGGTCAAGCGCGACTTCCCACACCGGCTGGGACTCATGGGCGGCCTCTACACCACCGCCATCTGCGCCTCCGCCGCGCTCGGTGCCGGCTTTACCTTCCCGGTCTACACGGCAACGGGGGAGTGGACCAAGGCACTGTGGGTCTGGGCGCTGCCTGCCGCCGTCGTCCTTCTCCTGTTCCTTCCCGTCGCTGTCCGGCAGGGGAGTGTCCGGCACCAGGCGGTCCGGGACGGGGTTAACGTGTGGCGCTCCTCCGTTGCCTGGCAGGTAACCATCTTCATGGTGCTGCAGGCCATGATGTCCTTCAGCGGTTTCGCCTGGCTGGCACCCATCCTTCGCGAACGGGGTGTGGACGGGGCGACGGCGGGCCTCATCGTTGCCGTATGCATCGTGCTGCAGATGTTGGGTTCCCTGTTCGCGCCGGCCCTGGCGGCGCGTTTCCGGGACCAGCGCGCCATCAACACGGTGGTCGCCCTGATGACCGGCGGCGGATTCGTGCTGAGCATCCTGGGCCCGCTGGACCTGATCTGGGTGTGGGCCGGGCTGCTCGGGCTGGGGCAGGGCAGCCTCACTGCCTGCGCGCTGACCTTGATCATGCTCCGCACCCGCGACGGGCACACCGCCGCCCACCTGTCGGGCATGATGCAGGGCGTTGGCTACGGGGTGGGCTCCACAGGGACGCTGATGGTGGGCCAGCTGCACCAGGCCACCGGGTCCTTCGTTCCCGCCGGAGTCCTGTTCATGGTGGTGGGCCTTCTCGCGGCGGTCTTCGGCTACCGGTCCGGCCGGAACCGGTACGTGGGCTAG
- a CDS encoding DEAD/DEAH box helicase has product MTTFAALGTPKALADTLSAQGIVEPFPIQVKTLPDTLSGRDVLGRGRTGSGKTIAFAIPLVARLAEREAKYFRKPGRPMGLVLAPTRELATQINATIEPLAKAAGLNTTVIYGGISQARQEKALRAGVDIVIACPGRLEDLIRQRILTLEAVEITVLDEADHMADLGFLPVVKKLMDMTPSQGQRLLFSATLDNGVDKIVQRYLSNPLTHSVDDPQAAVTTMEHHVLVVNDQTVKKQLIVELASGAGRRVLFMRTKHHARKLAKTLTDAGIPAVDLHGNLSQNARDRNLAEFSNGDVRVLVATDVAARGVHVDDVELVIHVDPPTEHKAYLHRSGRTARAGSDGTVVTLTLPEQQADVKKLMKAAGVDVNFERVSANSPIVADLVGEIADKVDPRTRAALMAAKAPRQGGGTSTGANAERKRARRQAAPSAGGRGGRGGRGKVSAEPARTDVPRAERRAVAFEGRTEARAAFDRNAEQNEDRAVAAAAARRNARGRGTAAGTHRNDVPAAGGRSSAGRGSDGRAAEGRGDSRITRSAAPRGGTGRPASGGRPASGGGQRSGRPATGQRAAAGASGQRSAGAGAAGGSKAVWSSNTGGTSGGSYGSGSGASGNGGSGRPARSGPRRASAPASNERRSR; this is encoded by the coding sequence ATGACTACTTTTGCTGCCCTCGGTACTCCCAAGGCCCTTGCAGACACCCTCTCCGCCCAGGGAATCGTTGAACCGTTCCCCATCCAGGTCAAGACCCTTCCGGACACGCTGTCCGGTCGCGACGTCCTGGGCCGCGGCCGGACCGGATCCGGTAAGACCATTGCTTTCGCCATCCCGCTTGTAGCACGACTCGCTGAGCGGGAAGCCAAGTACTTCCGCAAGCCCGGCCGCCCCATGGGCCTGGTCCTGGCACCCACCCGTGAACTGGCAACCCAGATCAACGCCACCATCGAGCCGCTGGCCAAGGCCGCCGGCCTGAACACCACCGTGATCTACGGCGGCATCTCCCAGGCGCGCCAGGAGAAGGCGCTGCGGGCCGGCGTCGACATCGTCATCGCGTGCCCCGGCCGCCTGGAGGACCTGATCCGCCAGCGCATCCTCACCCTCGAGGCCGTGGAGATCACCGTCCTGGACGAGGCCGACCACATGGCCGACCTCGGCTTCCTCCCCGTGGTCAAGAAGCTCATGGACATGACCCCCAGCCAGGGCCAGCGCCTGCTCTTCTCCGCCACCCTGGACAACGGCGTGGACAAGATCGTCCAGCGCTACCTGTCCAACCCGCTCACCCACTCCGTAGACGATCCGCAGGCCGCGGTGACCACCATGGAGCACCACGTGCTGGTGGTCAATGACCAGACCGTCAAGAAGCAGCTGATCGTGGAGCTCGCCTCCGGCGCCGGCCGCCGCGTCCTGTTCATGCGGACCAAGCACCACGCCCGCAAGCTGGCCAAGACCCTGACCGACGCCGGGATCCCCGCCGTGGACCTGCACGGCAACCTGTCGCAGAACGCCCGTGACCGCAACCTCGCCGAGTTCTCCAACGGTGACGTCCGCGTCCTGGTGGCCACCGACGTCGCCGCCCGCGGTGTGCACGTCGACGACGTCGAACTGGTCATCCACGTGGACCCGCCCACCGAGCACAAGGCATACCTGCACCGCTCCGGCCGCACCGCGCGTGCCGGTTCGGACGGCACCGTGGTCACCCTGACGCTGCCCGAGCAGCAGGCCGACGTGAAGAAGCTCATGAAGGCTGCCGGCGTTGACGTGAACTTTGAGCGTGTCTCCGCCAACTCCCCGATCGTGGCTGACCTGGTGGGCGAAATCGCCGACAAGGTGGACCCCCGCACCCGCGCCGCACTGATGGCCGCCAAGGCCCCCAGGCAGGGTGGCGGCACCTCGACGGGTGCCAACGCCGAGCGCAAGCGTGCACGCCGCCAGGCTGCACCGTCGGCCGGTGGCCGCGGCGGACGTGGTGGACGCGGCAAGGTTTCGGCCGAGCCCGCCCGCACCGATGTTCCCCGCGCCGAACGCCGGGCTGTCGCCTTCGAAGGACGCACGGAAGCCCGCGCAGCCTTCGACCGCAATGCAGAGCAGAACGAGGACCGCGCCGTGGCAGCAGCCGCTGCCCGCCGCAACGCCCGCGGCCGCGGCACCGCTGCCGGCACCCACCGCAACGACGTCCCCGCAGCAGGTGGCCGCTCATCGGCCGGCCGCGGTTCGGACGGACGTGCAGCCGAGGGCCGCGGCGATTCCCGCATCACCCGCAGTGCCGCCCCCCGCGGCGGCACCGGCCGCCCCGCCTCCGGCGGACGCCCGGCCTCCGGCGGAGGCCAGCGAAGTGGACGCCCCGCAACCGGCCAGCGCGCAGCAGCAGGAGCATCGGGCCAGCGCTCTGCGGGTGCAGGAGCAGCCGGCGGCAGCAAGGCCGTCTGGTCCTCCAACACCGGCGGAACCTCCGGCGGCTCTTACGGCTCGGGCAGCGGCGCCTCCGGCAACGGCGGTTCCGGCCGTCCCGCCCGCAGCGGCCCGCGCCGCGCGTCCGCCCCGGCGTCGAACGAACGCCGCAGCCGCTAA
- the trmB gene encoding tRNA (guanosine(46)-N7)-methyltransferase TrmB encodes MSESPENPQQPHVPRPVTPGTQASFGTYGGRPVSFVRRGTRLQGRRQAAWAEHAERWAVNVPRHVANTSVHPDYTFDAAAEFGREAPLIVEIGSGLGDAICHAAEQNPDTNFLAVEVYTPGLANTIIKINSRGLDNVRVVEANAPEVLATMLPEGSVSELWVFFPDPWHKSRHHKRRLIQPEFAGLAARALKPGGLFRIATDWSNYAVHVRDVLAGSPDFENLHTGERRGPESPLTQVWQSGVESVVGGAPVREGRAPVSTEHTGPNEGVDETGGWAPRFEGRIRTSFEAKAHEAGRLIFDLCYRRR; translated from the coding sequence ATGAGCGAATCCCCTGAAAACCCCCAGCAGCCGCATGTTCCCAGGCCTGTCACGCCCGGCACCCAGGCCTCCTTCGGCACCTACGGCGGCCGTCCTGTCAGCTTCGTGCGCCGCGGCACCAGGCTGCAGGGCCGGCGGCAGGCCGCCTGGGCCGAACACGCCGAACGGTGGGCCGTCAACGTGCCACGGCACGTGGCCAACACCTCGGTCCACCCCGACTACACCTTCGACGCCGCAGCGGAGTTCGGGCGTGAGGCCCCGCTCATCGTCGAGATCGGTTCGGGCCTTGGCGACGCCATCTGCCATGCGGCGGAACAGAATCCCGACACCAACTTCCTGGCCGTGGAGGTCTACACCCCGGGGCTGGCCAACACCATCATCAAGATCAACAGCCGCGGTCTGGACAATGTCCGCGTGGTGGAGGCCAATGCCCCGGAGGTACTGGCCACCATGCTGCCCGAAGGCTCGGTCAGCGAACTTTGGGTCTTCTTCCCCGATCCCTGGCACAAATCGCGGCACCACAAGCGCCGCCTCATCCAGCCCGAGTTTGCCGGGCTGGCAGCACGGGCGCTGAAGCCTGGCGGCCTGTTCCGGATCGCCACCGACTGGTCCAACTATGCGGTCCACGTCCGGGACGTCTTGGCGGGCTCACCTGACTTCGAAAACCTCCACACCGGCGAGCGCCGCGGGCCCGAAAGCCCGTTGACCCAAGTGTGGCAGTCCGGCGTTGAATCGGTGGTGGGCGGCGCCCCCGTCCGTGAGGGACGTGCACCGGTGAGCACGGAGCACACCGGCCCCAACGAAGGCGTGGATGAAACGGGCGGCTGGGCACCCCGCTTCGAGGGCAGGATCCGGACCAGCTTCGAGGCGAAGGCCCACGAGGCGGGCCGGCTCATCTTCGATCTCTGCTACCGCCGCCGCTGA
- a CDS encoding SAM-dependent methyltransferase has product MSEQPGQRQDRHQSEARQHQADDGGGAPEGAGGGIDPAAVWDERYSSRARLWSGKPNPQLVREAGGLRPGKALELGCGEGADAIWLAQQGWSVTAVDVSAVALERAHSHELAELARESVGVSNGDIGSRISWQLADLTQWQPGTSFDLVTSQFLHSQELDWRVPLRTAAAAVKPGGTLLVVGHHPDRLPPWGNDHHSHREMFYTGDDLVRELGLAGPGWQIEVLTSRERPATGPDGQEATIADVVLRATRLPLVR; this is encoded by the coding sequence ATGAGCGAACAGCCGGGGCAGCGCCAGGACAGGCACCAGAGTGAGGCACGCCAGCACCAAGCGGACGACGGCGGCGGGGCGCCGGAGGGGGCAGGTGGCGGCATCGATCCCGCTGCAGTCTGGGACGAGCGGTACAGCAGCAGGGCCCGGCTTTGGAGCGGGAAGCCGAACCCGCAGCTGGTCCGCGAGGCCGGCGGCCTGCGCCCGGGAAAGGCGCTGGAACTGGGATGCGGCGAAGGCGCGGACGCCATCTGGCTTGCCCAGCAAGGCTGGTCCGTGACCGCCGTCGACGTTTCCGCTGTTGCCCTGGAGCGGGCGCATTCGCACGAGCTGGCGGAACTGGCCCGGGAAAGCGTGGGCGTGTCCAACGGGGACATCGGCAGCCGGATCAGCTGGCAACTGGCGGACCTCACGCAGTGGCAGCCGGGTACTTCCTTTGACCTGGTGACCTCCCAGTTCCTGCACTCCCAGGAATTGGACTGGCGGGTCCCGCTGCGCACGGCCGCCGCAGCCGTCAAGCCCGGCGGAACCCTGCTGGTGGTGGGCCACCACCCGGACCGGCTGCCGCCCTGGGGCAACGACCACCACAGCCACCGGGAGATGTTCTACACCGGTGACGACCTGGTCCGTGAACTGGGGCTAGCCGGGCCCGGATGGCAGATCGAGGTCCTCACCAGCCGGGAGCGGCCGGCGACCGGGCCGGACGGACAGGAAGCGACCATTGCGGACGTCGTCCTGCGCGCCACCCGCCTGCCCCTAGTCCGGTAA